CCAGCGAAAATGGCGATCAGGAAAGCCAGTCCCAAAATGGCCATCGATTTAGCAGGCGCATCATCTGTAAAAAGCTTGGTGAGAAGACCGCTGCCTCCCTGCCCAACGCCTTCCGCGATGATCCAGACAAAACCCATGAGCATGGCGCTGACAACACCCGGTTTTTCCGGCATTAGTTTATAACCATAAGCTACCGAGACAGGGTTGATCACTCCGATCGAAGCACCCAGCAAGGTCAAGGCGACTGCGAGAAAAACAGGGTCCAGATCCCGGAAGAAAAGAACCGAGTAAAAAAGGAGCGCTCCGCAAGAGCAGGCTGTGATGAGTACGTTCTTATAGGAGAAACGGTCGGCCAGCCATCCGCTGGGTATGATCATCAGAGCTCCTCCCATGCAATAGAAGAAATGACCTCCCCCAAGGGCTATGCCGTTTTCATAACCTCGCGCTTTTAAAATATCAGGGAGAAGAAAAATAAATGCCCACACGACAGTTTGGCTGGACAGCTGCAGGAAGTAGAGGAGCGAAAGCTCCCTGTGCCTGAAAAAATCGCGCAAGGTGCTCAGGGAAATCCCTCCCCGCCCCTCTTTTTTCTCCGTTTTTGGCAGAAGGCCGAAGTAGACCACGCTGAGTGATAGGAGGATAAAGGGAAGGATTAAAACCCAGGTGTTGCCACCCAGGGAATTTAAGGCAAAAGTATATCCAAGCTGGCTGACAGCCATTCCAAGAGAGCCTCCCGATGCAAAAATCGCAATCAGAATGCCTTTCTTTGTTTTACTGAAAGACCCTGCAAGGCTGACAGCCGCC
This genomic stretch from Estrella lausannensis harbors:
- a CDS encoding MFS transporter translates to MSSQKIGLPLFILWLSHFLVDFMIGVWPVYKTIAELDLAVVGIMTAVCVMTGEGLQLLFGQMSDRGYRNTLIVLSLLCVSAPCFFPFASGLVSLFCILLIASIASGAFHPAAVSLAGSFSKTKKGILIAIFASGGSLGMAVSQLGYTFALNSLGGNTWVLILPFILLSLSVVYFGLLPKTEKKEGRGGISLSTLRDFFRHRELSLLYFLQLSSQTVVWAFIFLLPDILKARGYENGIALGGGHFFYCMGGALMIIPSGWLADRFSYKNVLITACSCGALLFYSVLFFRDLDPVFLAVALTLLGASIGVINPVSVAYGYKLMPEKPGVVSAMLMGFVWIIAEGVGQGGSGLLTKLFTDDAPAKSMAILGLAFLIAIFAGILLPGKREEVAEEPVTQVLA